The following DNA comes from cyanobiont of Ornithocercus magnificus.
CTGAGCAAACAGGTGGTTGCAGCAGCGTGAGGCAATCAGTCTTTGGTCAATATGGCTGATGTTGACAGGACAACGGTGGGATAGATACATTCAGGAGAGACCGATAACTAGCCTACCCAGGCCAATGCAAGACTCTACATGTTGATATACCAAGATTTAGGTTAGCCTGAAAAGTCTACGGGCATTAGCAGTGCTGCTCATTGCCACATCCTCGAAGCTCTGACCGCGAAGCTCTGCCACATGAGTAGCTACTGACCTGACAAAAGCAGGTTCATTACGTCTTCCACGGCAAGGCACTGGCGCGAGAAAGGGGCAATCTGTTTCGATAAGGAGGCGATCCTGCGGTACCTGACGGGCGCAGGCGTGAGTAGGCGCAGCTCTAGGAAAAGTCACTATGCCACTGAAGCTAATGTAGAAACCCAGTTCGAGGAAATCGTCCATCTCCTGAGGAGTACCACCCCAACAATGCATTACACCCCGGGGGCAAGTTGCTTCGGCAGTGCGCTGACGCAACTCGGCTAACATCGGCTCAGCTGCATCTCTGCAATGAATGATTACTGGTAGGTTAAGTTCAATAGCCAGGTCAAGCTGTAACTGCAGAATAGCTAGCTGCTTGGCAAGATTGGATTCCCGAAACAGATCAAGGCCGAGTTCTCCGATAGCAACTACCCGTGGATCTTCTAGAGCAGCATTACGTAGTACCGATACTGTTTTATCTGTCCAGCATCCTATGTTGAGGGGATGTACCCCGACTGAGTAGCTCAACTCGGGGAAACGATTAGCCAATGACCTGATTGCTGGAATCTCAGATGGTTCAACACAGGCATGGATAAGAGTAGCCACCCCTGCTTCCCGCCAACGGCTCGCTACTTCCTCAAGGTCCTCATTGAAGTCGCGGAAGACAATGTGACAGTGACTATCAACTAGCTGAGGGGTTAACGCCAAATTAGGAACACGCCTTCCAACCCATTGTGCCACCAATGATGCGGTCCAGAAATGAGGATGCGGCTGCTATTAATCAGTCGTCACCGCCACTGTCCCAATGGCTTTCTTAACAGCAATGCTGAGTCGGGATTTTTGATGAGCACTATTGTTACGATGCAAGGCCCTACACTTCACTGCCTTATCAGCCTTGCTAAAAGCCAAGCGCATGCTAGTCTGGATAATAACTCTAGTTTCCTCGCCAGGGTGCTTGGCATAATTGTCGCAGGCATCAAAGCACCGCTTCATTAGCGTGCGCATTGACGATTTATAGGACCTGTTACGGAGCCTGTTGCGCTCATTGGTCTGTACACGTTTCTTCGAAGATCTATTGTTGGCCATGGGAGTCTGCCTAAAAACGCTAGTCTGCCAAGTTAATCACGCATAGACCCACATTCTCCGTACAGAAGTGGCACTAGAACTGTACCTGGCGCGATACTGGAGAAATTATTACAAACTCTTTACTCTTTGGATCAGTTCTTACAGTCGGCCTCTGAAACACTGGCCAGACTGAAATGATGATCAGGCAGGTCTTAGGTCGCGCGCAAGGGACCCTTGAATTGAGTCGTCTGAAGCGACGTGCAAATCCTGATAGCCAGCAGAAGGCCCAGGCAGTAGTTGAATCTATCATTGAACAGGTAAGGGCCCAGGGGGACACTGCCCTTATTGATCTTACTGAACGTTTTGATGGTTTTCGTCCAGAGCCCTTGCTAGTACCAGAAGAAGAGATTGCTTCAGCTTGGCGGGCCTGCCCGTCTAATTTACAACAAGCTCTCAAATTAGCCTATCAGCGCATACAAGACTTTCACCAGCGACAATTTCCCACAGATCTAGTAGTAGATGGTTCATATGGGGAAAAACTAAGCCGGCGCTGGAGGCCAGTCAAACGTGCTGGTCTCTACATTCCGGGAGGCCGGGCTGCTTACCCTAGCACTGTACTAATGAATGCTGTGCCAGCGAGAGTTGCTGGAGTTGAGCAGATTACAATGGCAACGCCAGCCAGTTCAGATGGGCATGTTAACTCTACAGTTTTGGCTGCTGCTTACCTAGCTGGGATCGACGAAGTAATACGAGTTGGGGGAGCGCAGGCAGTGGCAGCTCTTGCCTATGGCACAGAATCTGTACCACAAGTTGATGTGATCAGTGGTCCCGGCAATATTTATGTAACCCTAGCTAAAAAAGCTGTATATGGGTTAGTAGGTATTGACTCACTTGCTGGACCGAGTGAAGTACTAGTTATCGCCGATCACACTGCATATGTAGAGCAAGTAGCTAGTGACCTTCTGGCCCAAGCAGAGCATGACCCACTAGCTTCAGCTATCCTACTTACAACTAACTCCAGATTAGCTGAGACTTTGCCTAATTGTATAGAGGCTCAGCTAAGAGGGCATCCTCGGGAAACAATCTGCCGGGATTCTCTGCATAACTGGGGTCTAGTCGTTCTTTGTGAAAGCCTTGAGGACTGCGTTTATCTTAGTGATAGCTTCGCCCCTGAGCATCTCGAGCTTTTAGTAGAGGAACCTCACTCCTTAGCTGATCTTATCCAACATGCGGGGGCTATCTTTATTGGTCCCTGGACTCCAGAAGCTGTCGGAGATTATCTAGCTGGCCCAAACCATACTTTGCCGACCTGCGGCACTGCACGGTACAGTAGTGCTCTCTGCGTGGAGACTTTTCTACACCACACTTCACTGGTCGAGTTCAACTTTACCGCTTTGAAGGCAACTAGTAGTGCTGTCTCAGTACTCGCTAGTAGTGAGGGATTATACAGTCATGCACAATCAGTTCAAATCAGATTGAATTCCTTATAAGTACTAAGGCTATAGACCAGACATAGCTCATTGCCGTTTTTGCAAGTGACGTACTCTAGCAGTGCCATTGCTTATTTCACCAACTAGAACTTCATCAGCCAGATTGACAAACAAACCGTTTTCGAGTACTCCGGGGATGTTATTAATACGACGTTCTAAACTCTCAGGATCTCTAATGCCGCCTTTTATGCGCACGTCAAGTACAAGATTACCTTGATCAGTTACCAGAGGACCAGCCTTGCGGGCGGCCATACGGAGCTCTACCTTCTCTCCACCAATGGATTGCAGGCAGTTCTGTACCTGGCGCCAAGCACCTGGTAATACCTCAACTGGAAGCAGAAATTCGAGATTGAGACATTCGACGAGCTTTGTAGAGTCAACTACGACAGTGAAGTGGTCAGCGCGACAAGCAACTAGTTTTTCTCGGACGTGGCAAGCTCCACCCCCTTTGATTAGCTGAAACGAAGGATCAACTTCATCAGCTCCATCAATTGCAAGATCAATTTGATTTACAGCGTTGAGACTAAGTAGAGGGATGCCAACGTCAGCGGCGATTACCTCGCTCTGAAATGAGGTAGTAACGCCTACGATATCGTGTAATTTACCAGAGGCAAGCTTAGATCCAAGACCCTGAATCATAAGAGCGGCAGTAGAGCCGGAACCAAGACCAACCACCATGCCATCGCGGATCTGGTTGACTGCAGCCGTTGCGACTGCTTGCTTCATTTGAGTTTGTAGATCCACGGCCATGGTTTAGTTGCGCCGAACATTGGACAGAAGGACCGTAGCAAGGGAGTTTCAACCTGGTCCTGGCAACTCAGCAGGCCTAACAGATAGGTCAAGCGAGCGGCCATTGCGGATAACCTCCAAAGGGAAGGGAGCACCGATCTTTGCCTCGTCAACTTTGCGGAGGAGTATCTGCGGATCTTTTACTGCAGTACCGGCAGCAGAGACTACTAGGTCGCCGCGTTTTAAGCCTGCCTTCTGAGCAGGACTTTCAGGGACTACATTTTGTACCAAGGCTCCACTACGTTCAGGGAGTTCGACAAGAGCATTGGGATCACGGTTATGATCGCGTGCAATCCTTGGCGTTAGCGGGATTAACTGCACACCTAGATAGGGATGAACCACATTACCACAAGACTCCAATTCAGCAGCAACTCGCTGGGCTAGATTAATTGGAATAGCAAAGCCTAGCCC
Coding sequences within:
- a CDS encoding ribose-5-phosphate isomerase RpiA, encoding MAVDLQTQMKQAVATAAVNQIRDGMVVGLGSGSTAALMIQGLGSKLASGKLHDIVGVTTSFQSEVIAADVGIPLLSLNAVNQIDLAIDGADEVDPSFQLIKGGGACHVREKLVACRADHFTVVVDSTKLVECLNLEFLLPVEVLPGAWRQVQNCLQSIGGEKVELRMAARKAGPLVTDQGNLVLDVRIKGGIRDPESLERRINNIPGVLENGLFVNLADEVLVGEISNGTARVRHLQKRQ
- a CDS encoding TatD family deoxyribonuclease; the encoded protein is MAQWVGRRVPNLALTPQLVDSHCHIVFRDFNEDLEEVASRWREAGVATLIHACVEPSEIPAIRSLANRFPELSYSVGVHPLNIGCWTDKTVSVLRNAALEDPRVVAIGELGLDLFRESNLAKQLAILQLQLDLAIELNLPVIIHCRDAAEPMLAELRQRTAEATCPRGVMHCWGGTPQEMDDFLELGFYISFSGIVTFPRAAPTHACARQVPQDRLLIETDCPFLAPVPCRGRRNEPAFVRSVATHVAELRGQSFEDVAMSSTANARRLFRLT
- a CDS encoding histidinol dehydrogenase — encoded protein: MMIRQVLGRAQGTLELSRLKRRANPDSQQKAQAVVESIIEQVRAQGDTALIDLTERFDGFRPEPLLVPEEEIASAWRACPSNLQQALKLAYQRIQDFHQRQFPTDLVVDGSYGEKLSRRWRPVKRAGLYIPGGRAAYPSTVLMNAVPARVAGVEQITMATPASSDGHVNSTVLAAAYLAGIDEVIRVGGAQAVAALAYGTESVPQVDVISGPGNIYVTLAKKAVYGLVGIDSLAGPSEVLVIADHTAYVEQVASDLLAQAEHDPLASAILLTTNSRLAETLPNCIEAQLRGHPRETICRDSLHNWGLVVLCESLEDCVYLSDSFAPEHLELLVEEPHSLADLIQHAGAIFIGPWTPEAVGDYLAGPNHTLPTCGTARYSSALCVETFLHHTSLVEFNFTALKATSSAVSVLASSEGLYSHAQSVQIRLNSL